The window GAAAACCACGGTAATGCGCTCGCCCCGGTTGGCCGCATGCATGATTTCCGCCGTGCCTATGGCTGCCAGGTCGCCGTCTCCCTGGTAAGTAAAAACGAAATTCCGAGGGCGCGCGCGTTTAACACCCGTGGCGACAGCCGCGGCCCTTCCGTGGGGAGCTTCGAGCACATCCGTGTCGAAATAATCGTACATGAAAACCGAACAGCCTACTGAAGCCACTCCTATGGTCTTTTCCCGGAGGTCGTACCTGTCGATGGCTTCCGCCACCAGCCTGTGGATTATCCCATGGTGGCAACCGGGGCAGAAATGAAACGGAACATCGATCAGACTTGTCGGCCGCTTAAACACCTGCTTCATGACATCCTCTTGAGGGCTTTTTTGATTTCTTTGAACAACTCGTCCGGCGTTGGGATAGCGCCCGGAGGCTTGCCGAAAAACTCCACTTTCGCCCGATCGCACAAGCTGAGTTTCACATCCTCGACCATCTGGCCCGTGTTCAACTCGATCACGATAAATTTCTTTGTAAATCCCGCCGCCTTTTGTAGGGCTTCCGTCGGGAAAGGATATAAGGTGATGGGCCGGATGAGACCTACGCGCATGCCTTTTTCCCGAGCCATCTCGAGGGAGGTCTTGGCAATGCGCGCCACGGATCCAAAGGCTACTACAATGACTTCCGCGTCCTCGGTGCGTACGGACTCGAACATCACTTCCTTGCGCATCTTCTGGTACTTCTTATATAATCGCCAGTTGTGCTTTGTCAGCTCCCCGTCGGAAAGGTACAACGACTTGAGAAGACGGGCCTTCCGGCCTTCGCATCCGGTCAACACCCACTCTCTATCTTGTTCTTTTCGTGGTTTGGGGGGCTTCAGCGCCACCGGTTCCTTGATCTGTCCCAGGATGGCGTCGCCCAGCACCACCACCGGGTTTCGGTACCTGTCCGCCAAATCGAACGCTTTGATGGTCAGATCGTAGTTCTCCTGGACCGAGTGGGGAGCCAACACCAGTGTTCTGTAATCGCCGTGCCCGCCTCCGCGCGTGGCCTGAAAATAATCGCCCTGGGACGGATCGATCCCTCCCAGGCCGGGTCCGCTGCGGCTCATGTTCACAATAACACCTGGAATTTCGCTGCCGGCCATGTAGGA of the Deltaproteobacteria bacterium genome contains:
- a CDS encoding 3-methyl-2-oxobutanoate dehydrogenase subunit VorB, translating into MANRKLVNGNEAIAMGAIDAGCRLYFGYPITPQNQIPEYMAAHLPKVGGVFLQAESEIASINMVMGAAATGVRVMTSSSSPGISLKQEGISYMAGSEIPGVIVNMSRSGPGLGGIDPSQGDYFQATRGGGHGDYRTLVLAPHSVQENYDLTIKAFDLADRYRNPVVVLGDAILGQIKEPVALKPPKPRKEQDREWVLTGCEGRKARLLKSLYLSDGELTKHNWRLYKKYQKMRKEVMFESVRTEDAEVIVVAFGSVARIAKTSLEMAREKGMRVGLIRPITLYPFPTEALQKAAGFTKKFIVIELNTGQMVEDVKLSLCDRAKVEFFGKPPGAIPTPDELFKEIKKALKRMS